From the Sphingomonas sabuli genome, the window CTCCACCCGCGCGCCGGCGCCTTTCGCGAGGCGTGGGAACAGGCGCAGACGCTGGCCACCGCCCGCCTCACCGCGCTCGCCTGGGACCGCGCCGTCCACGGCACGCGGGAGGAATATTGGAAGGACGGCGAACTGGCCGCCGAACGGCGGCGGCCCAACGACCGGCTGCTGATGTGGCTGCTCACCCACCATCATCCCACCTCCTACGGCTGGGCCGCGAAACCGCCCGCCGCAGCGCCGGACATGACCTTTTTCCGGGTCGAACACGCACAGGCGCAGCTGGCCCCGCTGGTCGCGAAACTGCGCGCGGTGCCCGACGGCGATTGCCCGGTCGACCCCCTGGCACCCGCCGACTTCGACGCTGCCGTGGGCGCTCCCCCGCGCGCGTAAGCGAGTGCGACTTTTGTGACTTTTGGATCGGCTAGAGCACGTAATCGTACAGGTAGGAGGCGATCAGCAGGATCAGGCAGACAAGGTTCGCCTTATACCCGCGCACTGCGACGGCCGCCGTCAGGAACATGGCGAAAGTCGCCGTCTTGGCGATCACCGCGGGCTTGCCGAACGCGGCCGCCAGTTCGGGTACCGAAAGCCAATAGGCCAGCTGCAGCAGGAACAGCACGCCGACCGTGGCGAAGACGATTCGCCGGACTCGGAAATAATGCTGGTCCAGGTCGCGTTCCGCGCGCGGGTCGGGCGGGAACACCAGATGGGCGGCAAGGTAATAGCTGCCGGCGAAGACCAGCCCGCCGAGCATGATGCGCGGGCCCGCCGTGACCAGGTCGCGGGCAATCCATGCCGCGCCCCAGAAGGATACCAGGTCGAGCATGACGAAGATGCCAAGCAGCGGGGTCAGCCAGCCGATGCGCACCGGCTCCGCCCCCGCCTTGTCCGGCCGCACCTTCGCCTCGATCGCCTTGGCCAGCCCGCCCAGCACTTCGACCAGGCTGAAGCCGAGCAGCAGACCGAACAGTGAAAAGACGAATTCGAATGCACTCATGCCGGCGTCCCCCGGGCCCACCATCCCGCCTTTCGCCGCCGCTCGCAATGGGCCTTTGCAACGCCAGGGGAGCGGATCGGCGCCAGGCTATTTCCACCCGCAAGGGGCCTGTCCTGCGTACCCGCGCGTTGGCCGCACATGATCTCCACCCGAATTGGCGACGGACCGCCACTCGTCCTCGTCCACGGTCTCGGCAGCACGCCGCGGGCGTGGGACCCGGTCCTGCCCGGCCTCGCCGCCCGGCATGAAGTGATCCGCGTCACCCTGCCCGGCCATGACGGCGTCCCGGCGGACCCCGACAGCGGCACCTTTGCCGGGCTGATGCGCAGCCTTGCCGCCTTCATCGCCGGCGAAGAGCTTGGCGACGTGCCGCTGGTCGGCAGCTCGCTCGGCGCCCGGATAGTGCTCGACATGGCGCGGCGCGGGCATCGCGGCGCCACCGTCGCGCTCGATCCCGGCGGCTTCTGGAAGGGCTGGGAACGGACCATGTTCAAGACCACGCTGACCGCGTCCGTCGGCCTGTTGCGCGGGCTAAGCGGCGCGCTCGGCCCGCTGGCCCGATCGGCGCCCGGCCGCACCCTGTTGCTGGCCCAGCTTTCGGCCCATCCGTGGCGGCTCGACGGCCGGCTGGTCGCCGCTGAACTGGCCGCCTTCGCCGCGACCCCGACGGCCCTTCCCCTGGTCCGCGATCTTGCCGCGGGGCCGATGCAGCAGGGACCGGCCGCGCCCGGCGCCGGGCCGGTGACGATCGGCTGGGGCCGCCACGACCGGCTGTGCATCGCCGCGCAGGCGGGTCGCGCCCGTGCCGCTTTCCCGGATGCCGCCTTCCACTGGTTCGACCACAGCGGCCATTTCCCGATGTGGGACGAACCGGACGAAGCGCTC encodes:
- a CDS encoding alpha/beta fold hydrolase, producing the protein MISTRIGDGPPLVLVHGLGSTPRAWDPVLPGLAARHEVIRVTLPGHDGVPADPDSGTFAGLMRSLAAFIAGEELGDVPLVGSSLGARIVLDMARRGHRGATVALDPGGFWKGWERTMFKTTLTASVGLLRGLSGALGPLARSAPGRTLLLAQLSAHPWRLDGRLVAAELAAFAATPTALPLVRDLAAGPMQQGPAAPGAGPVTIGWGRHDRLCIAAQAGRARAAFPDAAFHWFDHSGHFPMWDEPDEALRLILAATDPARAA